The proteins below are encoded in one region of Candidatus Epulonipiscium sp.:
- a CDS encoding M15 family metallopeptidase, with protein sequence MGKKMIFAFAFVSIIVSIIYSYGLRDNNPTKDTFSDVDKQVVLPKEEGGGAVDESPIDKNIILQKEKDLDLILKTIEDRKTDDLILVNKWNLLSESYKPSPILDGAGDIPSTKKEMLLQENALRAAIKLFDGINSEGITGLRAVSGYRPFSYQSQLYNAKVNYFANDFDLETAKEKASEIVAVPGTSEHQTGLVIDFSCLELLKTSDPLVEEFKNSPEGKWLYENAWKYGFTLRYLPEKKDITGIISEPWHFRYVGIPHAEYMNNNNLSLEEYIEYLKKIEQITFEDYHGNKYQINYVQKEEYGILLGDEFDIEKVIAVSGSTKDEYIITQKLELE encoded by the coding sequence ATGGGAAAAAAAATGATTTTTGCCTTTGCTTTTGTTTCAATCATAGTCAGTATAATTTATTCATATGGATTAAGGGATAATAATCCTACTAAGGATACATTTAGTGATGTAGATAAGCAAGTAGTATTGCCTAAGGAGGAGGGAGGTGGAGCAGTGGACGAATCACCAATAGATAAAAATATTATTCTGCAAAAGGAAAAAGATTTGGATTTGATTTTAAAGACAATAGAAGATAGAAAAACAGATGATTTAATATTGGTTAATAAATGGAATCTACTAAGCGAAAGTTATAAGCCATCCCCTATATTAGACGGAGCAGGGGATATACCTTCAACCAAAAAAGAAATGCTTTTACAAGAAAATGCTCTAAGGGCAGCCATTAAGCTATTCGATGGGATAAACAGTGAGGGCATAACAGGACTTAGGGCTGTTAGTGGATATAGGCCCTTTAGCTATCAAAGCCAATTATACAATGCAAAGGTTAATTATTTTGCTAATGACTTTGATTTAGAAACTGCTAAAGAAAAAGCCTCTGAAATTGTTGCTGTTCCGGGCACTAGTGAACACCAAACAGGACTTGTTATCGATTTTTCCTGTTTAGAATTATTAAAAACCTCAGACCCTTTAGTAGAAGAGTTTAAAAATAGTCCCGAGGGAAAATGGCTGTATGAAAATGCCTGGAAGTATGGATTTACTTTAAGATATCTTCCTGAGAAAAAGGATATCACAGGGATTATATCAGAACCTTGGCATTTCAGGTATGTAGGAATTCCCCATGCAGAGTATATGAATAATAACAATTTGAGTTTAGAAGAATATATAGAATACCTCAAAAAGATAGAACAAATTACATTTGAGGATTATCATGGGAACAAGTATCAAATAAACTATGTTCAAAAAGAAGAATATGGTATACTACTAGGGGACGAATTTGATATTGAAAAAGTTATTGCAGTATCAGGGAGTACAAAGGACGAGTATATTATTACGCAAAAACTCGAATTAGAATAA
- a CDS encoding DUF1015 domain-containing protein — protein MAVLRPFEAIRPREDIVHQVAALPYDVMSSEEAKEMVKDNPYSFLHVDKAEIDLEPSIDLYDKKVYEKARDNLNKMIDDGVYIKDNQPCLYIYKLIMDEREQIGIVGCASIDEYQDNIIKKHELTREDKEQDRIKHVDYCNANTGPIFLTYRSKKEINDLINTWMKTHRAVYDFKAEDGIGHIVWVIDDNNMIEQIKTYFKEINYLYIADGHHRTASAVKVGLKRRKEGAYTGQEEFNYFLSVLFPDEQLHIMDYNRVVKDLNGLSEEEFFDAIKEKFEIEELENSKPYEPVKSHEFGMYINKSWFRLVAKEGTYNHEDPVKRLDVSILQNYLLGPILGIKDPRTDNRIDFIGGIRGLKELENRVENGMKVAFSMYPTTIEELMDIADANKIMPPKSTWFEPKLRSGIFIHSLI, from the coding sequence ATGGCAGTTCTAAGGCCCTTTGAGGCGATAAGACCAAGGGAGGACATTGTACATCAGGTAGCGGCTCTACCCTATGATGTTATGAGTAGTGAAGAAGCAAAAGAAATGGTAAAAGATAATCCCTATTCCTTTTTACATGTAGATAAAGCAGAAATAGATTTAGAACCATCTATAGATTTGTACGATAAAAAAGTTTATGAAAAAGCAAGGGATAATTTAAATAAAATGATAGATGATGGTGTATATATCAAGGATAACCAGCCTTGTTTATATATTTATAAATTGATAATGGATGAGCGGGAGCAAATAGGAATTGTAGGTTGTGCTTCCATTGATGAGTATCAGGATAATATTATAAAAAAGCATGAGCTAACCAGGGAAGATAAGGAACAAGACCGTATTAAACATGTAGATTATTGTAATGCCAATACAGGTCCAATATTTTTAACCTATCGTTCAAAAAAAGAAATCAATGATTTAATAAATACTTGGATGAAAACCCATAGGGCAGTATATGATTTTAAGGCAGAAGATGGTATTGGTCATATCGTATGGGTGATTGACGATAATAATATGATAGAACAAATAAAGACCTACTTTAAAGAAATAAACTATCTGTATATAGCCGATGGCCATCATAGAACCGCATCCGCTGTAAAAGTAGGACTAAAAAGAAGAAAAGAAGGGGCCTATACAGGGCAGGAAGAATTTAATTACTTTTTATCCGTCCTTTTTCCCGATGAGCAGCTTCATATTATGGATTATAATAGAGTTGTTAAGGATTTAAATGGACTAAGCGAAGAAGAATTTTTTGACGCTATAAAAGAAAAATTCGAAATCGAAGAATTAGAAAACTCAAAGCCTTACGAGCCTGTGAAATCTCACGAGTTTGGAATGTATATCAATAAGTCATGGTTTAGGCTAGTAGCCAAGGAAGGAACTTATAATCATGAAGACCCGGTAAAAAGATTGGATGTATCTATTTTACAAAATTATTTATTAGGACCTATCCTTGGAATAAAAGATCCAAGAACAGATAATAGAATTGATTTTATCGGAGGAATTAGGGGACTAAAAGAGCTAGAAAACAGAGTGGAGAATGGAATGAAGGTAGCTTTTTCGATGTACCCAACCACTATAGAGGAATTGATGGACATTGCCGATGCAAATAAAATCATGCCTCCAAAATCCACATGGTTTGAACCCAAATTAAGGAGTGGAATATTCATACATTCCTTAATCTAA
- the alaS gene encoding alanine--tRNA ligase has protein sequence MESLGLNDIREKYLSFFEEKGHLRMGSFSLVPQNDKSLLLVNAGMAPLKPYFTGQEKPPKKRVTTCQKCIRTGDIENVGKTSRHGTFFEMLGNFSFGDYFKEEIIPWAWEFVTEVLEIPTEKLYVSVYEEDEEAFKIWNEKVGVPAKHIVRLGKDDNFWEIGVGPCGPCSELYFDRGEENGCGSKECAPGCECDRFVEIWNLVFTQFDKDENGNYNPLPNPNIDTGAGLERVAAVMQGVDSIFDVDTIKSIRDHVCSIAKVKYQTDDKKDVSIRVITDHLRAITFMASDGIIPSNEGRGYVFRRLLRRAVRHGKLLGITGLFLEELAATVIDTSSSAYPELEDKKEYILKILSVEEQRFNETIDQGMEILKDYIKELKENKQTVLLGEKSFKLYDTYGFPIDLTKEILEEEGLDLDEEGFIKEMEIQKERARTAREESTYMGAKETVYAKLNKEWLTKFEGYRNLKLDNVNIRAIISNNEFVNQAQEDEQVSVIVDRTPFYAESGGQVGDKGIIKTDKGTIQVYDSIKATGGNIPHIGKVVEGTVSVGEKASLIVDKENRMATARNHSATHLLHKALRDILGNHVEQAGSHVSTERLRFDFVHFASLSPEEIQRVEEKVNKKIFDNIPITIHETDINEARKMGAMALFGEKYQEKVRVVNMGDYSIELCGGTHLDNTAQIGTFKIISESGIAAGVRRIEALTGSAALEHYKQQEEYIKELSSMLKTTPDQITKKIEALILETKENQKEIEKLTSKMSIETVQNMLENKKDIDGVTLITARFDELDMNGLRNMGDSIKNKIVSGVIALATGKDGKVSFVVMATDDVVKKGAHAGNIIKEIAKIAGGNGGGRPNMAQAGGKDLSKIDKALSKAEEVLKSQIK, from the coding sequence ATGGAGTCTTTGGGACTAAATGATATCAGAGAAAAATACTTATCTTTTTTTGAAGAAAAGGGTCACTTAAGGATGGGAAGTTTTTCCCTTGTGCCTCAAAACGACAAGAGCCTACTTTTAGTTAATGCCGGAATGGCACCGCTTAAACCCTATTTTACAGGACAGGAAAAGCCCCCTAAAAAAAGAGTTACAACCTGTCAAAAGTGTATTCGAACAGGGGATATAGAAAATGTAGGTAAAACCTCAAGGCATGGGACCTTTTTTGAAATGTTAGGAAATTTTTCCTTTGGAGATTATTTTAAGGAAGAAATAATTCCCTGGGCATGGGAATTTGTTACGGAGGTTCTAGAAATTCCTACGGAAAAACTTTATGTTTCAGTTTACGAGGAAGATGAAGAAGCATTTAAAATTTGGAATGAAAAGGTCGGAGTACCTGCAAAACATATTGTCAGATTAGGAAAGGATGACAATTTCTGGGAAATAGGAGTAGGACCCTGTGGACCCTGTTCGGAATTATATTTTGACAGAGGAGAAGAAAACGGATGTGGCAGCAAGGAGTGTGCTCCAGGTTGTGAATGTGACCGTTTTGTAGAGATTTGGAATCTTGTTTTCACTCAATTTGATAAGGATGAAAACGGGAATTACAATCCTCTTCCAAACCCTAATATTGATACAGGAGCAGGACTTGAAAGGGTCGCAGCTGTTATGCAGGGGGTTGATTCAATATTTGATGTAGATACTATTAAATCGATTCGTGACCATGTATGTAGCATTGCAAAGGTGAAATATCAAACAGATGATAAAAAAGATGTGTCTATCCGGGTTATTACAGACCATTTAAGAGCAATTACATTTATGGCTTCTGATGGAATAATTCCCTCTAATGAAGGAAGAGGCTATGTATTTAGAAGACTCTTAAGAAGGGCAGTCCGTCATGGTAAGTTATTGGGGATTACTGGATTGTTCTTAGAAGAGTTGGCAGCTACCGTCATAGATACTTCAAGTAGTGCATATCCGGAACTGGAAGATAAGAAAGAATATATTCTAAAGATACTTTCGGTAGAAGAACAAAGATTTAATGAGACCATAGACCAAGGTATGGAAATACTAAAAGATTACATTAAAGAGTTAAAGGAAAACAAACAAACCGTTCTTCTAGGGGAAAAATCTTTTAAACTTTACGATACTTATGGTTTCCCAATTGATTTAACCAAGGAAATCTTGGAAGAAGAAGGCTTAGACTTAGATGAAGAAGGATTCATAAAAGAAATGGAAATACAGAAGGAAAGGGCAAGAACTGCTAGGGAAGAAAGCACCTATATGGGAGCAAAGGAAACCGTATATGCAAAATTAAATAAGGAATGGCTAACGAAATTCGAAGGATATAGAAATCTAAAACTAGATAATGTTAATATTCGTGCGATTATTTCAAACAATGAATTTGTAAATCAAGCTCAAGAGGATGAACAGGTATCCGTTATTGTGGATAGAACTCCTTTTTATGCTGAAAGTGGTGGACAAGTAGGGGATAAAGGAATTATAAAGACGGATAAAGGGACGATTCAAGTTTATGACTCCATAAAAGCAACAGGGGGAAATATTCCCCATATAGGGAAGGTTGTAGAAGGAACGGTTTCAGTAGGGGAAAAAGCTTCTTTAATAGTGGATAAGGAAAATAGAATGGCAACTGCTAGAAACCATAGTGCAACCCATCTTCTTCATAAGGCATTGAGGGATATCTTGGGAAATCATGTGGAACAGGCAGGTTCCCATGTATCCACAGAAAGGCTTCGTTTTGACTTTGTTCATTTTGCATCTCTTTCTCCAGAAGAAATCCAAAGGGTAGAGGAAAAGGTAAACAAAAAGATTTTTGATAATATTCCTATAACAATCCATGAAACAGATATTAACGAAGCTAGAAAAATGGGAGCAATGGCATTGTTCGGTGAAAAATACCAAGAAAAAGTTCGAGTGGTTAATATGGGGGATTACAGCATAGAATTATGCGGAGGGACCCACTTAGATAATACAGCTCAAATCGGAACCTTTAAAATTATTTCAGAATCCGGGATTGCTGCAGGAGTTAGAAGAATTGAGGCATTAACGGGCTCAGCAGCTTTAGAACACTATAAACAGCAAGAAGAGTATATTAAAGAACTATCTTCAATGCTTAAGACTACCCCAGACCAAATAACGAAAAAGATAGAAGCGTTAATTTTAGAAACCAAGGAAAACCAAAAAGAGATAGAAAAATTAACAAGTAAAATGTCTATCGAAACAGTTCAAAACATGCTTGAAAACAAAAAAGATATTGATGGTGTTACCTTGATAACAGCCAGATTTGACGAATTAGATATGAATGGGCTTAGAAATATGGGAGATAGTATTAAAAATAAAATAGTATCGGGAGTAATAGCCTTGGCTACGGGGAAAGATGGCAAAGTTAGCTTCGTTGTAATGGCAACGGATGATGTTGTTAAAAAAGGCGCCCATGCAGGAAATATTATCAAAGAAATTGCCAAAATAGCAGGGGGCAATGGTGGCGGACGTCCCAATATGGCCCAAGCAGGTGGTAAGGACTTATCAAAAATCGATAAAGCTCTTAGTAAGGCAGAAGAGGTATTAAAAAGTCAAATTAAATAA